One window of the Actinomycetota bacterium genome contains the following:
- the prfB gene encoding peptide chain release factor 2, with amino-acid sequence MTSIESAERLAELANTLGSIETVLDLPALRTSIAALEAEASVPDLWDDQEKAQAITSRLSFQQGELRKVEALRQRLDDVPILLELAEDEGDEASTEEALKELESLQKAIAELEVRTLLSGEYDARDALVTIRAEAGGVDAADWAEMLLRMYTRYCERHNWSYEIYDTSYAEEAGIKSATFAVKAPYAYGTLSVEQGTHRLVRISPFDNQGRRQTSFAGVEVIPVVAPAETAEIPDDDLRVDVYRSSGPGGQGVNTTDSAVRLTHIPTGIVVSCQNERSQIQNKATAMVVLQAKLLERQRQEDRAKMDALKGDNSGSWGNQMRSYVLHPYQMVKDLRTETETGNTAAVLDGEIDDFVESGIRWRKQQASAA; translated from the coding sequence GTGACTTCTATCGAATCTGCCGAGCGCCTAGCGGAACTGGCGAACACTCTTGGCAGCATCGAGACTGTCTTGGATCTGCCCGCCTTACGCACGAGCATCGCCGCGCTTGAAGCCGAAGCCTCCGTGCCCGATCTGTGGGATGACCAAGAGAAGGCGCAAGCCATCACTTCGCGACTGTCATTTCAACAAGGAGAACTTCGCAAGGTCGAAGCCCTTCGCCAGCGTTTGGACGACGTGCCCATCCTGCTTGAGCTCGCTGAGGATGAGGGCGATGAGGCGTCGACAGAAGAAGCCCTGAAGGAACTTGAATCGCTGCAGAAGGCGATTGCTGAGCTCGAAGTGCGAACGCTGCTCTCGGGTGAATACGACGCACGCGATGCTCTCGTGACGATCAGGGCAGAGGCGGGCGGCGTTGACGCCGCGGACTGGGCCGAGATGCTGTTGCGCATGTACACGCGCTACTGCGAACGCCACAACTGGTCCTACGAGATCTATGACACCTCGTACGCCGAAGAGGCTGGCATCAAGTCAGCCACGTTCGCAGTGAAGGCGCCCTACGCCTACGGCACACTCTCAGTCGAGCAGGGCACGCACCGGCTGGTTCGCATCTCGCCCTTCGACAACCAGGGACGTCGCCAGACCTCCTTCGCTGGTGTCGAAGTCATTCCTGTCGTTGCGCCGGCCGAAACAGCCGAGATCCCAGACGACGACCTGCGCGTAGACGTCTATCGCTCCAGTGGCCCCGGCGGTCAGGGAGTCAACACCACAGACTCCGCAGTCCGCCTGACCCACATTCCAACGGGCATCGTGGTGTCCTGCCAGAACGAGCGCTCCCAGATCCAGAACAAGGCCACCGCGATGGTCGTCCTGCAGGCCAAGCTGCTTGAGCGCCAGCGTCAGGAGGATCGCGCCAAGATGGACGCCCTCAAGGGCGACAACTCCGGTTCGTGGGGAAATCAGATGCGTTCCTATGTTCTGCACCCCTACCAAATGGTCAAGGACCTGCGTACTGAGACCGAAACCGGCAACACGGCGGCTGTCCTTGACGGCGAGATCGATGACTTCGTGGAGTCCGGTATTCGGTGGCGCAAGCAGCAAGCATCCGCGGCGTAA
- a CDS encoding pilus assembly protein TadG-related protein, which translates to MTSFRAKDREAGSTLILGIGLVGICLLAVAVATDAGNVFLQHRQLFALADAAALAGAQAIDLQEYYAKGAQEATRLEAATVVARARAYVQREQEAVSIPGLHIDSVRSNGDDVVVELSAPVRLAFFTLIGDDVIRVSSKARLDFRGD; encoded by the coding sequence GTGACGTCCTTTCGCGCGAAGGATCGCGAAGCAGGCAGCACATTGATTCTGGGGATTGGACTCGTCGGCATCTGCTTGCTTGCGGTGGCCGTTGCGACAGACGCGGGCAATGTCTTTCTCCAGCACAGGCAACTGTTCGCGCTTGCCGATGCAGCTGCGCTGGCAGGGGCTCAGGCGATCGACTTGCAGGAGTACTACGCCAAGGGCGCCCAAGAAGCCACGCGCTTGGAAGCGGCAACAGTCGTTGCTCGCGCCCGCGCCTACGTTCAACGGGAGCAGGAGGCTGTCAGCATTCCCGGCTTGCATATCGATTCTGTTCGCAGCAACGGAGATGACGTGGTGGTGGAGCTCAGCGCCCCCGTGCGCCTCGCCTTCTTCACACTCATCGGAGACGACGTCATACGCGTGTCTTCAAAGGCACGGCTTGACTTCCGCGGCGACTAG
- a CDS encoding ATPase, T2SS/T4P/T4SS family, which translates to MPSLAQVREDMEARVRLAIQDSGLDPMTRPTEFRDFLDDLASEVWIHHGGQAGSDEHIGIARDLHQAIAGFGPLQQFFDDPTVEEVWLNEPGRIFIARNGKSELTTVVLSDREVRDLVERMLRASGRRIDISSPFVDAILPDGSRLHVVIPDITRRHWSVNIRRFVLRPSRVHDLVRLGSLSDQAAVFLHAAVASGLNIVVAGGTQAGKTTLLNALLGSLDTGERIVSCEEVFELRLAHVDWVAMQTRDVSLDGTGEVSLRRLIREALRMRPTRIVVGEVRQGEALDLLIAMNSGMPAMATVHANSARDAVLKLCTLPLLSGQNIPADFVVPTVASSVDLVIHAASQRDGRRRITEIVGLSGRIENGVVELAEIFATGRSGLERRSGFPPHADRFANAGFDLAALLAPSPAHSERAA; encoded by the coding sequence ATGCCATCGCTAGCGCAGGTGCGCGAAGACATGGAAGCTCGGGTTCGCCTGGCGATTCAGGATTCAGGTTTGGATCCGATGACACGACCGACGGAGTTTCGAGACTTTCTTGATGACCTGGCTTCCGAGGTCTGGATCCATCACGGAGGACAGGCCGGGTCCGATGAGCACATTGGTATCGCTCGCGATCTACATCAGGCGATTGCCGGCTTCGGGCCGCTTCAGCAGTTCTTTGATGACCCCACGGTAGAAGAAGTCTGGCTGAATGAACCCGGGCGCATCTTCATCGCTCGCAACGGAAAGTCAGAACTGACAACAGTTGTTCTGTCTGACCGTGAGGTGCGTGATCTCGTCGAACGCATGCTGCGCGCATCCGGACGTCGCATTGATATTTCAAGCCCGTTCGTCGATGCCATCCTGCCCGATGGCAGTCGTCTGCATGTGGTGATACCAGACATCACACGCCGTCATTGGTCAGTCAACATCCGACGATTCGTGCTCCGTCCCTCTCGGGTGCACGATCTTGTCCGCCTAGGCAGTTTGAGTGACCAGGCCGCTGTCTTTCTCCACGCGGCCGTTGCCTCGGGGCTGAACATCGTGGTTGCCGGTGGAACACAGGCAGGTAAGACAACTTTGCTCAATGCCCTGCTCGGCTCACTTGACACTGGCGAACGCATCGTGAGTTGCGAGGAGGTCTTCGAACTGCGCCTTGCCCATGTGGATTGGGTCGCGATGCAAACTCGCGATGTGAGTCTTGATGGCACCGGCGAAGTCTCACTTCGAAGGTTGATTCGGGAGGCTTTACGGATGCGTCCGACGCGGATCGTCGTCGGTGAGGTGCGCCAAGGTGAAGCTCTTGACTTGCTCATAGCGATGAACAGCGGCATGCCCGCAATGGCAACTGTTCACGCCAACAGTGCTCGGGATGCAGTGTTGAAACTCTGCACCTTGCCGCTTCTGTCCGGACAGAACATTCCCGCGGATTTCGTAGTCCCCACTGTTGCCAGTTCTGTTGATCTTGTGATTCACGCGGCAAGCCAGCGCGATGGCAGGCGGCGCATCACAGAGATTGTTGGCCTGTCGGGACGCATCGAGAATGGCGTAGTCGAACTGGCCGAGATCTTCGCGACCGGGAGATCCGGTCTGGAGCGACGCTCCGGCTTTCCCCCTCATGCTGATCGATTTGCAAATGCTGGCTTCGACCTTGCGGCACTGCTTGCCCCATCGCCAGCGCACTCTGAGCGAGCAGCCTGA
- a CDS encoding transglutaminase-like domain-containing protein, with the protein MSEPIRRVSCELALSVLEPVRLSLQVAPSNEFLDLTETLQITSDGVPVAVEEIDIAGLGRVHVCYPTPGRVEVNYQATVTGRARVRKVTDAERIVYRRPSRYAESDRLAPIAQAEFAGITDARELLEGVSSWVGTRLSYVEGSSGPTDGSVETMLKRQGVCRDYAHLVIAMLRALDVPARLAAVYSPGLHPMDFHAVVEAAVDDTWLVSDATLLAPRSSFVRICTGRDAGDTAFLSTYGGQADLLYSTVTATIDGMLPSDDVHQHLSIT; encoded by the coding sequence GTGAGTGAGCCAATTCGACGCGTGTCCTGCGAATTGGCTTTGTCTGTTCTGGAGCCAGTGCGCTTGAGCCTCCAGGTGGCTCCGTCAAATGAGTTTCTCGACCTCACAGAGACCCTGCAGATCACCAGCGACGGTGTTCCGGTAGCTGTTGAGGAGATCGACATCGCGGGCTTGGGACGAGTCCACGTCTGCTACCCGACGCCAGGCCGAGTTGAAGTCAACTATCAGGCGACCGTGACGGGCAGAGCGCGCGTTCGCAAAGTCACAGATGCTGAGCGGATTGTGTACCGCCGACCAAGTCGGTACGCCGAATCAGATCGCCTGGCACCCATTGCCCAGGCAGAGTTCGCCGGCATCACAGATGCTCGTGAGTTGCTCGAAGGCGTTTCGTCGTGGGTCGGCACGCGCCTGAGCTACGTCGAGGGCAGCAGCGGGCCGACCGACGGATCGGTGGAGACGATGCTCAAGAGGCAGGGAGTCTGCCGGGACTATGCGCACCTGGTGATCGCCATGCTTCGAGCACTGGATGTGCCAGCGCGACTGGCCGCCGTCTACTCCCCCGGGCTTCATCCCATGGATTTCCACGCCGTAGTCGAGGCTGCCGTGGACGACACCTGGCTCGTGAGCGATGCCACGCTATTGGCGCCCCGCTCGAGTTTCGTGCGGATCTGCACAGGTCGCGATGCTGGAGACACGGCATTTCTCTCAACGTACGGTGGGCAGGCTGACCTGCTCTACTCCACCGTCACTGCCACTATCGACGGCATGCTGCCCAGTGACGACGTGCACCAGCATCTGTCCATCACCTAG
- a CDS encoding alpha/beta hydrolase: MSALLPPWPATDVFLQGRTLSVRHAPSAKAGAATAVYVHGLGGASTNWTDLMGLLQGEVEGWAPDLNGFGQSPPPRDGDYSPLGHAKAVAQFIDEELGGREVHLFGNSLGGAASLQLAARRPELVKSLTLISPALPEVRPNRTNIVLPLLGIPGLGESLSARSAKVDVATRVQTTFKTCFADPSCVPPERFEEAVEAATAYGALPYSSDAFLQSLRGLLKTYLDPGPRRPWKLAELVQAKTLLIYGRQDLLVNPHGAVKSTKHFKHAQVMVLSDSGHVSQLEHPQIVADAWIKRFG; encoded by the coding sequence GTGTCAGCATTACTGCCGCCGTGGCCAGCAACGGACGTATTCCTCCAAGGGCGAACCTTGAGCGTGCGGCATGCCCCAAGCGCGAAGGCCGGTGCCGCGACCGCCGTCTATGTCCATGGGCTCGGTGGCGCATCGACAAACTGGACCGACCTCATGGGCTTGCTCCAGGGCGAAGTGGAGGGCTGGGCCCCTGACCTCAATGGCTTCGGCCAGTCGCCACCGCCTCGAGACGGCGACTATTCCCCGCTCGGCCATGCCAAGGCAGTGGCGCAATTCATTGATGAGGAACTCGGCGGCCGCGAAGTCCACCTCTTTGGCAACTCACTTGGCGGAGCCGCGTCCCTGCAATTGGCAGCCCGACGCCCTGAACTCGTCAAGTCCCTCACACTCATCTCTCCAGCCTTGCCAGAGGTTCGGCCCAATAGGACGAACATCGTTCTGCCATTGTTGGGAATCCCGGGCCTGGGTGAGTCGCTGTCCGCACGCTCGGCCAAGGTCGATGTGGCAACGCGAGTGCAGACGACCTTCAAGACATGCTTCGCCGATCCAAGCTGCGTTCCGCCGGAGCGATTTGAGGAAGCAGTGGAAGCCGCGACTGCCTATGGAGCCTTGCCCTATTCGAGCGATGCATTTCTGCAGTCGCTACGTGGTCTGCTGAAGACCTATTTGGATCCGGGCCCTCGGCGACCATGGAAGCTCGCAGAGCTTGTGCAGGCCAAGACCTTGCTGATCTATGGCCGTCAGGATCTGCTCGTCAATCCGCACGGTGCAGTGAAGAGCACCAAGCATTTCAAGCACGCGCAGGTGATGGTGCTATCGGACTCAGGACATGTATCGCAGTTGGAGCATCCGCAGATCGTCGCGGATGCATGGATCAAGCGTTTCGGCTAA
- the smpB gene encoding SsrA-binding protein SmpB: MAREQGRKLVAQNKKARHDYAIEDVFEAGMVLTGTEVKSLRAGRASLTDGFASIEDGELWLRGVHIPEYSLGTWTNHEPRRARKLLMRKEEIRRIVNKTKESGLTLIPLSLYFKDGYAKVEIALARGRKSYDKRQAIAERESKREATKAIGRVAKGRFD, translated from the coding sequence ATGGCCCGCGAACAAGGGCGAAAGTTAGTCGCGCAGAACAAGAAGGCGCGGCACGACTACGCAATCGAAGATGTCTTCGAGGCAGGCATGGTGTTGACCGGCACCGAAGTGAAATCGCTTCGCGCAGGCCGCGCCAGCCTGACCGACGGCTTCGCCAGTATCGAAGATGGCGAGCTGTGGCTGCGCGGCGTGCACATTCCCGAATACTCCTTGGGCACGTGGACCAACCATGAACCGCGTCGTGCCCGCAAGTTGCTGATGCGTAAAGAAGAGATTCGACGCATCGTGAACAAGACGAAGGAATCAGGGCTGACCCTGATTCCACTTTCGCTCTATTTCAAGGATGGCTACGCCAAGGTTGAGATCGCGCTGGCACGCGGACGTAAGTCCTATGACAAGCGGCAGGCAATCGCCGAACGTGAGTCCAAGCGCGAAGCCACCAAGGCGATTGGCCGAGTGGCCAAGGGCCGGTTCGACTAG
- the ftsX gene encoding permease-like cell division protein FtsX produces the protein MRATFVASEVGHGLRRNLTMTLAVVITVAVSLGLFGGALLLRAQVSTMKDFWYDKVEVSIFLCSRGSDAASCSGGAVTDAQRDQIKTDLESLKPLVDTIFYESQADAYKHFQEQFANSPIADNVRQSALPESFRVKLSDPTKYEVVASAFAGRPGVEQVNDQRQILDKFFRLLGGLQAIALAIAVLMLVVTVLLIVNTMRVAAFSRRRETSIMRLVGASNFYIQLPFLLEAAFAAAAGAILAILALVLTKGILVDEVIAPSFQFTSFVGWDAVMWIAPVMLITGILLAGSAAFFTLRKYLRV, from the coding sequence ATGCGCGCAACGTTCGTCGCTAGCGAGGTCGGCCATGGGCTTCGCCGCAATCTGACGATGACCTTGGCCGTGGTGATCACTGTCGCCGTTTCACTCGGACTTTTCGGCGGCGCCTTGCTGCTTCGCGCGCAGGTGTCCACGATGAAGGACTTCTGGTACGACAAGGTCGAGGTCTCGATCTTCCTGTGCAGCAGGGGCAGTGACGCCGCATCGTGTTCTGGCGGCGCAGTAACTGACGCGCAGCGCGATCAGATCAAGACCGACCTTGAATCACTGAAGCCACTCGTCGACACGATCTTCTATGAGTCGCAGGCCGATGCCTACAAGCATTTCCAAGAGCAGTTCGCGAACTCGCCGATCGCTGACAATGTGCGCCAAAGCGCATTGCCTGAGTCATTTCGCGTGAAGCTCTCTGACCCCACAAAGTATGAGGTCGTCGCCTCTGCATTCGCCGGACGTCCAGGTGTTGAGCAGGTCAATGATCAACGGCAGATCCTCGACAAGTTCTTCCGATTACTGGGTGGCCTGCAGGCGATCGCCCTTGCGATTGCCGTTCTGATGCTTGTCGTCACTGTTCTGCTCATCGTCAACACCATGCGTGTGGCCGCATTCAGCAGACGACGCGAAACCAGCATCATGAGGCTGGTGGGTGCATCCAACTTCTATATCCAGTTGCCGTTCCTGCTCGAAGCGGCGTTCGCTGCGGCGGCCGGTGCCATTCTGGCAATTCTTGCGCTCGTATTGACCAAGGGCATTCTGGTTGACGAGGTCATCGCTCCGTCCTTCCAGTTCACGTCATTTGTTGGCTGGGACGCGGTCATGTGGATCGCGCCAGTCATGCTCATCACAGGCATCCTGCTTGCAGGTTCTGCGGCATTCTTTACGCTGCGCAAGTACCTCCGAGTCTGA
- a CDS encoding metalloregulator ArsR/SmtB family transcription factor, translating into MARAATTSDVFNAIAEPQRRQILALLRTGERPVTELALELGLTQPGASKHLRVLKEVGLVHDRKAGKQRLYGLNARGMQPVHEWTGGFEQFWNESLDQLDAYVQELKQPSKEP; encoded by the coding sequence ATGGCACGGGCGGCTACGACTTCGGACGTCTTCAACGCGATCGCCGAGCCGCAGCGCCGACAGATTCTGGCGTTGCTGCGCACAGGCGAGCGACCGGTCACCGAGCTGGCCTTGGAGCTCGGGCTGACGCAACCTGGGGCATCCAAACACCTGCGGGTACTCAAAGAGGTCGGGCTCGTGCACGACCGCAAGGCAGGCAAGCAGCGCCTCTACGGGCTGAACGCCCGCGGTATGCAACCGGTTCACGAGTGGACTGGCGGATTCGAGCAGTTCTGGAACGAGAGTTTGGACCAGTTGGACGCGTACGTGCAGGAACTCAAGCAGCCAAGCAAGGAGCCGTGA
- the ftsE gene encoding cell division ATP-binding protein FtsE has translation MILFDHVTKLYPTQQRPALEEVSVEIEKGEFVFLVGPSGSGKSTFLRLILREERPTQGSVWVAGKELGHLSNWKIPYFRRQIGTVFQDFRLLPNKTVTENVAFALEVIGKPKAHINKVVPEVLEVVGLEGKENRRPDELSGGEQQRVAIARAFVNRPMLLIADEPTGNLDPGTSVGIMQLLDRLNRLGTTVVMSTHDSAIVDQMRRRVIELEGGHLVRDQSRGVYGYAQ, from the coding sequence GTGATTCTTTTCGACCACGTGACCAAGCTGTATCCGACCCAGCAGCGTCCGGCCCTGGAGGAAGTCTCCGTAGAGATAGAAAAGGGAGAATTCGTCTTTCTCGTGGGTCCTTCGGGCTCGGGCAAGTCGACCTTTCTGCGGCTCATCCTGCGCGAGGAGCGTCCTACTCAGGGCTCGGTCTGGGTTGCCGGCAAGGAGCTCGGCCACCTGTCGAATTGGAAGATCCCCTACTTCCGCCGTCAGATCGGCACCGTGTTCCAGGATTTCCGCCTGCTGCCGAACAAGACGGTCACCGAGAATGTGGCCTTTGCCCTGGAAGTCATCGGCAAGCCCAAGGCCCACATCAACAAGGTGGTGCCTGAGGTGCTTGAGGTCGTCGGGCTTGAGGGCAAGGAGAACCGCCGTCCAGATGAGCTCTCCGGTGGCGAGCAGCAGCGCGTTGCAATCGCCCGAGCTTTCGTCAACCGCCCCATGCTCCTGATTGCCGACGAACCAACGGGCAACCTCGACCCCGGTACCTCGGTTGGCATCATGCAGTTGCTGGACCGACTCAATCGGCTGGGCACCACCGTGGTGATGTCCACCCATGACAGCGCCATCGTTGACCAGATGCGTCGCCGCGTCATCGAGCTCGAGGGCGGTCATCTCGTTCGCGACCAGTCACGTGGCGTGTACGGATACGCCCAGTAA
- a CDS encoding SRPBCC family protein — MASPERDTTVQEDTTDRELVISRIINAPCDLVFEAFTEVRHLSQWWGPEGFTTTTRAFDFRVGSEWEFVMHGPDGTDYQEWISWTLIKRPERIEMLHGEYRDDPNAFVSVLTFTPDGEATHIEMRTVFPTKELRDEAVEKYHAVEGGQQTLANLDAYVTHMIREGVED; from the coding sequence ATGGCATCCCCAGAACGTGACACGACAGTGCAGGAAGACACGACCGACCGCGAGCTTGTCATCTCCCGGATTATCAACGCCCCTTGCGATCTGGTGTTCGAGGCGTTCACTGAGGTTCGGCACCTTTCGCAATGGTGGGGACCGGAGGGCTTCACCACCACCACACGGGCATTTGATTTCCGTGTCGGCTCGGAGTGGGAGTTCGTCATGCACGGACCGGACGGGACTGACTATCAGGAGTGGATCTCCTGGACTCTGATCAAGCGGCCGGAGCGGATCGAGATGCTGCACGGCGAGTACCGCGACGACCCGAACGCATTCGTGTCGGTTCTGACGTTCACACCCGACGGTGAGGCGACGCATATCGAAATGCGCACAGTGTTCCCAACCAAGGAGCTGCGCGACGAGGCCGTCGAGAAGTACCACGCAGTCGAAGGAGGCCAGCAGACTCTGGCCAATCTGGATGCCTACGTCACCCACATGATCCGCGAGGGAGTTGAGGACTGA
- a CDS encoding type II secretion system F family protein: MGALVGLGMAVGVIFMLTSLRRHPQSQRATSRTLGLDRLAQQSGIAQLSGSRLLLVCISVGLVCLVLTLLVTALPVVALLAGTASASMPIALIKRRVRIRQRELRKVWPDAIDALLASVRAGYSLPESVCALADEGPSALRAAFAEFAGNYRVAGSFEESLHVLTDELADPIADRVAAALVVAHHVGGHDLGSVLRTLSSLLREDARVRGELEARQSWTINAARLAVAAPWLTLAMLATRPAALHSYRSLQGAVVLLCAAALSILAYRIMIWIGRLPDERRLVDS; this comes from the coding sequence ATGGGCGCCCTTGTCGGGCTCGGCATGGCAGTCGGAGTCATCTTCATGCTCACCTCATTGCGTAGGCATCCGCAATCGCAGCGCGCGACTTCTCGGACTCTTGGCCTGGATCGCTTGGCTCAGCAATCAGGTATTGCGCAACTCAGTGGTTCGCGCCTCCTGCTCGTGTGTATTTCGGTCGGCCTCGTTTGCCTCGTGCTCACCTTGCTCGTGACCGCCCTGCCAGTCGTGGCTCTACTGGCGGGTACAGCGAGCGCAAGCATGCCCATCGCGCTGATCAAGCGCAGGGTTCGGATCCGTCAGCGCGAGCTCAGAAAGGTGTGGCCCGATGCCATTGATGCCTTGCTGGCCTCGGTCCGCGCGGGCTATTCCTTGCCGGAGTCAGTCTGTGCTTTGGCAGACGAAGGTCCCAGTGCGCTGAGGGCCGCTTTCGCCGAATTCGCGGGCAATTATCGAGTGGCCGGATCCTTCGAAGAGTCACTTCATGTCTTGACAGACGAACTCGCCGACCCGATTGCCGATCGAGTCGCAGCGGCGCTCGTTGTCGCGCATCACGTTGGTGGTCACGATTTGGGCAGCGTGCTGCGCACGCTGAGCTCCTTGCTGCGCGAGGACGCTCGCGTACGAGGGGAGCTGGAGGCAAGGCAAAGCTGGACGATCAACGCCGCGCGCCTCGCCGTTGCGGCGCCGTGGCTCACCCTGGCAATGCTTGCTACCCGCCCTGCGGCCTTGCACTCATATCGCAGTCTTCAGGGCGCCGTCGTACTGCTCTGTGCAGCGGCACTGTCGATCCTGGCGTACCGAATCATGATCTGGATCGGTCGGCTGCCGGACGAACGTCGATTGGTGGACTCGTGA
- a CDS encoding type II secretion system F family protein, with amino-acid sequence MNSVAAGAVLGLLAALGFALVVSRALAFRPPSMLERIAPFVPTTPHLRARVRRAPGVGQVLVALVRPMLEFRGPKASLEHRLARAGLPSGDRYRFEQAGAIGMCSAAGAVVGFICAARGASPICLPLFLVSGAIAGVIWADRRLAQHIGRRQEQIARELPAVAELLAFAAAAGESPAAAIQRVCRTLGGELTAELQRSLGDVRGGQALDLALRDLALRVGSPEVERFIDAFVIAMERGSPLADVLRAQASDVRAADRRALMEKAGRKEVAMLIPVVFLILPTVVLIAVFPGVQGLQLVVRS; translated from the coding sequence GTGAATTCGGTTGCTGCTGGCGCGGTACTGGGCCTGCTCGCCGCGCTTGGATTTGCCTTGGTGGTCTCACGCGCGCTTGCGTTTCGACCCCCCTCGATGCTTGAGCGCATTGCTCCCTTTGTGCCGACGACACCGCACCTGCGTGCTCGTGTGCGAAGGGCGCCTGGCGTCGGGCAAGTCCTAGTCGCACTCGTGCGCCCCATGCTGGAGTTTCGTGGGCCCAAGGCATCGCTCGAGCACAGACTTGCGCGCGCAGGCTTGCCGAGTGGTGATCGATATCGCTTCGAGCAGGCCGGAGCTATCGGTATGTGCTCTGCTGCCGGTGCCGTGGTGGGCTTCATCTGCGCTGCTCGCGGTGCCTCTCCCATCTGTCTGCCACTGTTCCTTGTCTCGGGCGCAATTGCAGGTGTGATCTGGGCAGATCGTCGCCTCGCGCAGCACATTGGACGACGCCAAGAGCAGATAGCCCGGGAATTGCCGGCGGTGGCTGAGCTCCTGGCTTTCGCGGCAGCAGCCGGTGAATCACCAGCGGCCGCGATCCAACGAGTGTGTCGGACTCTTGGTGGCGAACTCACCGCGGAGCTTCAGCGCAGTCTTGGCGACGTGCGAGGCGGTCAAGCCCTCGATCTGGCCTTGCGTGATCTGGCTCTTCGAGTCGGCAGCCCTGAGGTGGAGCGGTTCATCGATGCATTTGTCATCGCAATGGAGCGCGGCTCGCCCTTGGCTGATGTCCTGCGTGCGCAGGCATCTGACGTGCGAGCTGCCGATCGTCGCGCTCTGATGGAGAAGGCCGGACGCAAAGAAGTGGCGATGCTCATTCCAGTGGTCTTTTTGATCCTGCCGACGGTGGTGTTGATCGCGGTGTTTCCAGGTGTGCAAGGCCTCCAGCTCGTCGTTCGTTCCTAG
- a CDS encoding TadE/TadG family type IV pilus assembly protein, with protein MSGERGNAVVEFALVAPMLIAVALAVMQLALTFHVRSTLTAAAAEGARVAALAGSQLSTGERRARELLDGNLAASVVTSVHATRVVEHGIVMTRIQIGARLPLLGMLGPESMSVTAHALQEHT; from the coding sequence ATGAGTGGCGAACGTGGAAATGCGGTCGTCGAATTCGCGCTCGTCGCCCCAATGCTCATTGCTGTTGCACTCGCCGTAATGCAGCTGGCACTCACATTTCATGTCCGCTCGACACTCACGGCCGCTGCGGCCGAGGGGGCACGAGTCGCAGCATTGGCCGGTTCGCAACTCTCTACAGGCGAGCGGCGAGCGCGTGAACTCCTTGACGGCAATCTCGCTGCCAGTGTGGTGACCAGCGTTCATGCGACGCGCGTTGTTGAGCACGGCATTGTGATGACAAGAATCCAAATAGGGGCGCGGCTGCCCTTGCTAGGAATGCTGGGCCCGGAGTCGATGTCCGTCACCGCCCATGCCCTGCAGGAGCACACGTGA
- a CDS encoding dihydrofolate reductase family protein has product MSAKVFFSVSMSLDGFIAPESPHELMGQQWMELQQWAFPQKFFRENLKLGEGGEEGLDNNIAQETFERTGASVMGKRMFETGEHSWPGDAPFHTPVFVLTHEKRDPWERAGGTTYHFVNDGIESTLNQAREAAGDRDVRVAGGGESILEYLNAGSVDEFSIALSPVLFGSGIRLFEGVDDARVALTQLRSVDLKEEVANVFSSPSRSSARPTSSRRCPIQGCGYRYRGICAHGCAPSGSVVAEGDPVA; this is encoded by the coding sequence ATGAGCGCAAAGGTGTTCTTCAGCGTTTCGATGTCACTTGACGGCTTTATCGCCCCTGAGTCCCCCCACGAATTGATGGGACAGCAGTGGATGGAATTGCAGCAGTGGGCATTCCCGCAGAAGTTCTTCCGAGAGAACCTCAAGTTGGGCGAAGGCGGCGAGGAAGGGCTCGACAACAACATCGCTCAGGAGACATTTGAGCGCACCGGCGCAAGCGTGATGGGCAAGCGCATGTTCGAAACTGGCGAGCACTCCTGGCCTGGGGATGCGCCGTTCCACACGCCGGTCTTTGTTTTGACGCACGAGAAGCGTGACCCTTGGGAGCGAGCGGGTGGGACCACCTACCATTTCGTCAACGACGGCATTGAGAGCACCCTCAATCAGGCTCGCGAGGCCGCAGGCGATCGGGACGTCCGCGTCGCGGGTGGCGGCGAATCAATCTTGGAGTACCTCAACGCGGGCTCGGTAGACGAGTTCTCAATTGCGCTGTCACCTGTGCTGTTCGGCTCAGGAATCCGCCTGTTCGAGGGTGTGGATGATGCCCGCGTGGCCCTGACACAGCTGCGATCGGTGGATCTGAAAGAAGAGGTTGCGAACGTCTTCAGTTCTCCAAGTAGGAGTTCAGCCAGGCCGACGTCTAGTCGACGGTGTCCCATTCAGGGGTGCGGGTACAGGTACCGGGGAATATGTGCGCACGGATGCGCTCCGAGCGGGTCCGTGGTCGCCGAGGGCGACCCCGTGGCCTAA